One stretch of Lacrimispora sphenoides DNA includes these proteins:
- a CDS encoding response regulator transcription factor: protein MMYRILIVDDEDYVRDLLVRNIQKSALEVDVVAVAGDGEEGLREALLNKPDIIITDIAMPFMNGLELIRRIQEAGLYSKNVVISGYDEFDYAKQAISLGVKDYLLKPFLPREMIDVLAKVIQELDSQKALLQNMSLLKEQAVSRAGLAREKALKALLRGKECTEEPDFILEGSFYAAGVIRMEGGAWDFGKQEHVEEFLMLIRNGYLSAGICLYAVSFDGIQLASIWCGDGENEEHFLKKIGESLEKVSMSLEKYYHIQMNSALGRAYRSQTKLVDSYREAMAVWRGNLDVEKRFLFYGEESSRKEEISSSQIREWKNQIRLSVRAGQEAGALAGLSGLMKCYASMSNRKNDYVGVSVGELVYAIQNDMEQDGYDRADTEPLSSMQDRINYGSLMDMNHMLATYIEKCCRVVRENSEETRADAVVKQMKQIIENDLHKTELDLEAVALKVHFSSSYVRQIFKQYAGECFGEYLIRKRMERAGSLLQKTSMKIQEVADQCGYENQRYFASSFKKFYGCTPTEFKKLVEEENLY from the coding sequence ATGATGTACCGCATATTAATCGTAGATGACGAAGACTATGTAAGAGACTTACTGGTCAGAAACATCCAAAAATCCGCCCTGGAAGTGGATGTGGTTGCGGTGGCAGGTGACGGAGAGGAAGGGCTTAGAGAAGCTCTGTTAAATAAGCCTGATATTATCATTACGGACATAGCCATGCCCTTTATGAATGGCCTGGAATTGATCCGCAGGATTCAGGAAGCCGGGCTTTACAGTAAAAATGTGGTCATAAGCGGTTACGATGAATTTGACTATGCAAAGCAGGCCATTTCACTTGGAGTCAAGGATTATTTACTAAAGCCCTTTTTGCCCAGGGAAATGATTGATGTTTTGGCAAAGGTGATACAAGAGCTGGACAGCCAGAAGGCGCTTTTGCAAAATATGAGCCTGTTAAAGGAACAGGCCGTGAGCCGGGCCGGACTTGCCAGGGAAAAGGCGCTGAAGGCGCTCTTAAGGGGAAAGGAGTGTACAGAGGAACCGGACTTCATACTGGAAGGCAGTTTTTATGCGGCAGGAGTGATCCGCATGGAAGGCGGAGCATGGGATTTTGGCAAGCAGGAGCATGTGGAGGAGTTTCTGATGCTGATACGGAACGGTTACCTTTCTGCCGGGATCTGCCTGTATGCGGTCAGCTTTGACGGGATTCAGCTGGCGTCCATCTGGTGCGGTGACGGGGAAAACGAGGAGCACTTCCTTAAAAAGATTGGGGAAAGTCTGGAAAAAGTCAGTATGAGCCTGGAGAAGTATTACCATATACAAATGAACAGCGCCCTTGGCCGTGCTTACCGGAGTCAGACAAAGCTGGTGGATTCCTACCGGGAAGCTATGGCTGTGTGGCGGGGAAACTTAGACGTAGAAAAGCGATTCCTGTTTTATGGTGAGGAAAGCAGCCGGAAAGAGGAAATCAGCAGCAGCCAGATCCGGGAGTGGAAAAACCAGATCCGGCTTTCTGTGCGTGCAGGACAGGAGGCAGGGGCTCTTGCTGGGCTGTCAGGCCTGATGAAGTGTTATGCCTCCATGTCCAACAGGAAGAATGATTATGTGGGCGTATCTGTGGGGGAACTGGTTTATGCCATTCAGAATGATATGGAGCAGGATGGATATGACCGGGCGGATACGGAGCCTCTATCTTCCATGCAGGATCGGATCAATTACGGAAGCCTGATGGATATGAACCATATGCTGGCCACCTATATTGAAAAGTGCTGCCGGGTAGTACGGGAAAATTCAGAGGAAACCAGGGCAGATGCAGTGGTGAAGCAAATGAAGCAGATCATTGAAAATGATCTGCATAAGACGGAGCTGGACCTGGAGGCAGTGGCTTTAAAGGTGCATTTCAGCTCCAGCTATGTCAGGCAGATTTTCAAACAGTACGCAGGAGAGTGTTTTGGTGAATATTTAATCCGAAAGCGCATGGAACGAGCCGGGAGTCTGCTCCAGAAAACAAGCATGAAAATCCAGGAGGTGGCAGACCAATGCGGGTATGAAAACCAGCGATACTTTGCCAGCAGCTTTAAGAAATTTTATGGCTGCACTCCCACGGAATTTAAAAAATTGGTGGAAGAAGAGAATTTATATTAG
- a CDS encoding heparinase II/III domain-containing protein: MIQFTEQEIRHLREKYQRQRSAVNRIMEDVKEIMAEPVLVPKTGIANWTLYYYCPDCSVRLTFDRNDKYHHSCPSCGRVYSGEPYDSTWWGLINSRNYTAVFQMALIHLITGEADYARKAVDIMMEYSRYYKDYEVHGNIPYNGPGKSGAQTLDEANFLRSFAMSYDLLSEFMTEEEKEFIGKEMLIPGAEFLMEHRHNQLHNHEVIISSAIAVIGLIFDIDRYIQFAVYEPYGILYQLENGVLPDHMWFEGALGYHFYALTSFFAYEKFALHTPHSHIGHPNYKAMMELLASYLEPGFRIPMLNDTNYGHTSSSLYLYEFAYRELGGEKLLFILNQLYEEEKRDNLEAFIYGADELPKCSMEPGNYHVEAGQSGSTILRGKDDRYLLIKHDRYGGEHDHYDRLGISYLSHGKRISPDLGTTGYGAVMHYDFYKNTGSHNTINIDGDNQAPVNARLTRYEDRDGGIYVEAEADWTKPYEMPDSFTIVQWKEEIYRPVKMVRKIAWEEDYFAEVFQVKGAGKDLPVDWVMHFSGKRIIQPEGMEIEKFSDRKPYSYLHHMKKAILSEDQTTVIHDYEDGGIHTRVFTWNQGMELYDGMGPDNPSISDINYQIERGYGPDLVFAHVITSSNGPCLLMNVNFSVDGDCIVIEVEGEKDERKWSKIHKM; the protein is encoded by the coding sequence ATGATTCAATTTACAGAACAGGAAATCCGGCACTTAAGAGAAAAGTACCAAAGGCAGCGGTCAGCTGTTAATCGTATCATGGAAGATGTAAAGGAAATCATGGCAGAGCCTGTTTTGGTTCCCAAAACAGGGATCGCTAACTGGACCCTTTATTATTACTGCCCGGATTGTTCTGTGCGGCTTACTTTTGACAGAAACGATAAGTATCATCACAGTTGCCCCTCCTGTGGTCGGGTTTATTCCGGTGAGCCATATGACAGCACCTGGTGGGGGCTTATTAACAGCAGAAATTACACGGCAGTATTTCAGATGGCACTGATCCATCTGATCACAGGAGAAGCTGACTATGCCAGAAAGGCCGTAGATATCATGATGGAATATTCCAGATACTATAAGGACTATGAGGTCCACGGCAATATTCCTTATAATGGTCCCGGTAAGTCAGGCGCTCAGACTCTTGATGAGGCTAATTTCCTCAGAAGCTTTGCCATGAGCTATGATCTTCTGTCTGAATTCATGACGGAGGAGGAAAAAGAGTTTATTGGAAAGGAAATGCTCATCCCTGGAGCTGAATTTTTGATGGAACACCGCCATAACCAGCTGCACAATCATGAAGTGATCATAAGCTCAGCCATTGCGGTCATTGGACTGATCTTTGACATTGACCGGTATATCCAGTTTGCCGTTTATGAGCCTTATGGGATTCTATATCAGCTGGAGAATGGGGTGCTCCCGGATCACATGTGGTTCGAAGGAGCGCTGGGCTATCACTTTTATGCCCTTACCAGTTTCTTTGCCTATGAAAAGTTTGCCCTTCATACGCCTCACAGCCATATCGGTCATCCAAATTATAAAGCCATGATGGAGCTGCTGGCATCCTATCTGGAACCGGGATTCCGTATTCCCATGTTAAATGATACTAATTATGGACATACATCCTCAAGTCTATATTTATATGAATTTGCATACCGGGAACTGGGAGGAGAAAAGCTTCTTTTTATACTGAACCAGCTGTATGAAGAAGAAAAGAGAGATAATCTGGAAGCCTTTATTTATGGGGCAGATGAGCTGCCTAAGTGCAGTATGGAGCCAGGGAATTACCATGTGGAAGCAGGGCAGTCTGGGAGCACGATTTTAAGAGGGAAGGATGATAGATATCTGCTGATCAAGCATGACCGCTATGGCGGGGAGCATGATCATTATGATCGTCTTGGCATCAGTTATCTGTCTCATGGAAAGAGGATATCTCCTGATCTTGGGACCACCGGATACGGTGCGGTTATGCACTATGATTTTTATAAGAATACAGGTTCCCACAATACGATAAACATTGACGGAGATAATCAGGCGCCGGTCAATGCAAGGCTAACCCGTTATGAAGATAGAGATGGGGGCATATATGTGGAAGCAGAAGCGGACTGGACCAAACCCTATGAAATGCCGGACAGCTTTACCATCGTTCAGTGGAAGGAAGAAATTTACCGGCCTGTAAAAATGGTGAGAAAGATCGCATGGGAGGAAGATTATTTTGCGGAAGTATTCCAGGTAAAGGGGGCAGGGAAGGATCTGCCTGTGGACTGGGTCATGCATTTTTCAGGAAAACGGATCATACAGCCTGAGGGAATGGAAATAGAAAAGTTTTCTGACAGGAAGCCATATAGCTATCTTCATCACATGAAAAAGGCCATTCTGTCAGAAGATCAAACCACTGTGATCCATGATTATGAGGATGGAGGCATACATACCCGTGTATTTACCTGGAACCAGGGGATGGAATTGTATGATGGGATGGGGCCTGATAACCCGTCTATATCCGATATCAATTACCAGATCGAACGCGGGTATGGACCGGATCTTGTATTTGCCCATGTGATTACCAGCAGCAATGGGCCTTGCCTGCTCATGAATGTAAACTTTTCTGTAGATGGGGACTGTATCGTGATTGAAGTGGAAGGAGAAAAGGACGAAAGGAAATGGAGCAAGATCCATAAGATGTAA
- a CDS encoding ABC transporter substrate-binding protein, translating into MKLRRLSGILLAGLMAAGTLAGCSGSKTDATTAAAGGQTAAQTEAEKTQSASGEKTVIKVWSKDRHDATYVQKKVDEYNASNTDNIQIDYQLYTDNYVQAIDMAVQSGELPDILVQQDQMFDKYVNEGQWADFYDYMDSDMKEYFKSVVYPGYNELDGKLYFIPTTGTTCRLFYNKEIFDRVGITEPPKTLEEVVEYAKKINTELSKEGIYGFAENMKSASSGLQRSMCVGLDRETGLVRGYDFVKGEYDFSQWADTLKLWKELLSDECAFPGCESLDIDPLRTQFAAGKIGMYMSYSHAEPGVYQNQFPMDSSKWDCVPIPTVGGKATGKQYFTGTGSYVLNAKSPNVDKAFKVYKDIFANEDYLIGYYEGGFGVSILPSVIEKAKPGKDFQDKKWLLISDIDALLPKPPHTAFASGMVVEGEDMFKTCESIYYGDADIDSTLKDLTDRYNKAYQEAVKNGSGHEVKIENYDPMNPTLQ; encoded by the coding sequence ATGAAATTAAGGAGATTAAGCGGCATACTGTTGGCAGGGCTGATGGCGGCTGGAACGCTGGCCGGATGTTCAGGGTCCAAAACAGATGCCACAACAGCGGCAGCAGGCGGACAGACGGCTGCTCAGACAGAAGCGGAAAAGACTCAGTCAGCAAGTGGGGAAAAAACTGTCATTAAGGTCTGGTCCAAAGACCGGCACGACGCCACCTATGTTCAGAAAAAGGTAGACGAATACAATGCAAGTAACACGGATAATATTCAGATAGATTATCAGCTCTATACGGATAATTATGTGCAGGCCATTGATATGGCGGTACAAAGCGGGGAACTCCCTGATATTTTGGTACAGCAGGATCAGATGTTTGATAAATATGTAAACGAGGGTCAGTGGGCAGATTTTTATGATTACATGGATTCTGATATGAAAGAATATTTTAAATCTGTGGTTTATCCCGGTTACAACGAACTGGATGGAAAGCTGTATTTCATCCCAACCACCGGAACTACCTGCCGTCTTTTCTATAACAAAGAAATCTTTGACCGTGTAGGGATTACGGAACCACCAAAAACACTGGAAGAGGTGGTGGAGTATGCTAAAAAAATCAATACGGAATTATCCAAAGAAGGAATTTATGGATTTGCAGAAAATATGAAAAGTGCCAGCTCAGGCTTGCAGCGTTCCATGTGCGTCGGCCTGGATCGAGAGACCGGTCTGGTACGTGGATACGACTTCGTAAAGGGAGAGTACGACTTTTCACAGTGGGCAGATACTTTGAAGCTTTGGAAGGAACTGCTGTCCGACGAATGTGCGTTTCCTGGATGTGAATCACTGGATATCGATCCCTTAAGAACTCAGTTTGCAGCCGGCAAGATTGGTATGTATATGTCTTACAGCCATGCAGAGCCAGGGGTATACCAGAATCAGTTCCCTATGGATTCCTCTAAATGGGACTGCGTACCCATTCCAACCGTTGGCGGAAAAGCCACAGGAAAACAGTATTTTACCGGTACAGGAAGTTATGTTTTAAATGCAAAAAGTCCTAACGTGGATAAAGCATTTAAGGTTTATAAGGATATCTTTGCAAATGAAGATTATTTAATCGGATACTACGAAGGTGGATTTGGCGTAAGCATTCTTCCAAGTGTTATTGAAAAGGCAAAGCCAGGTAAAGATTTCCAGGATAAAAAATGGCTGCTCATCAGTGATATTGATGCCCTCCTTCCTAAGCCTCCTCACACTGCCTTCGCATCTGGTATGGTGGTGGAAGGTGAAGATATGTTTAAAACCTGCGAATCTATTTATTATGGAGACGCGGATATAGATTCTACCTTAAAGGATCTGACAGACCGTTACAATAAAGCGTATCAGGAAGCAGTGAAAAATGGAAGCGGTCATGAAGTAAAGATTGAAAACTATGACCCGATGAATCCAACTTTACAGTAA
- a CDS encoding redoxin family protein translates to MGFSIDVSIPVMTVFLQGIISFFSPCVLPLIPLYIGYLSGGTGVRGEDGRIYYKRSKVMLHTVCFVIGVSFAFFLLGLGFSALGSFFKSNQLLFARVGGILVVLFGLYQLGVFGTSSVLGRERRLPFSLNTLAMSPLTALIMGFTFSFAWTPCVGPALASVLLMAASASTKAMGFVLIGVYTLGFVLPFLAVGFFTTTVLEFFKTHGNIAKNAVKVGGVLMVFMGILMFTGKMNAVTGYLSSIPSPTATESRETPQPETTAKASEEESASEEESVSESGNTGESDEANEPLPAVDFTLTDQYGNTHSLSDYKGKTIFLNFWATWCPPCRAEMPDIQKIYETADTEGDNALIILGVAAPNYGNEKDEEGIKQFLNENGYTYPVLMDTNAELFEAYGVFSYPTTFMIDKDGNVFGYASGQLSEDTMRSIIEQTMKGQRK, encoded by the coding sequence TTGGGCTTTTCTATCGACGTAAGTATTCCAGTTATGACCGTGTTTCTTCAGGGGATTATCAGCTTCTTTTCTCCCTGTGTGCTGCCACTCATCCCGCTTTACATAGGGTATCTGTCGGGAGGGACGGGAGTCCGCGGGGAGGACGGGCGGATTTATTATAAACGCAGCAAGGTTATGCTTCACACTGTCTGCTTTGTTATCGGGGTCAGCTTCGCATTCTTCCTGTTGGGGCTGGGATTCTCAGCTCTTGGAAGCTTTTTTAAATCAAACCAGCTTCTTTTTGCAAGAGTGGGAGGTATCCTGGTAGTTTTATTCGGTTTATACCAGCTGGGAGTTTTTGGGACCTCATCTGTATTGGGAAGGGAACGCAGACTGCCATTTTCCCTTAATACCCTGGCCATGTCGCCCTTAACTGCGCTAATCATGGGCTTCACCTTCAGCTTTGCCTGGACGCCTTGTGTGGGACCGGCCCTTGCCAGTGTCCTGCTTATGGCTGCCTCAGCCTCCACAAAGGCAATGGGTTTTGTCCTGATTGGAGTATATACCCTGGGATTTGTTCTGCCGTTTCTGGCAGTGGGATTCTTTACTACCACAGTGCTTGAATTTTTTAAGACTCACGGCAATATTGCAAAGAATGCGGTAAAAGTCGGAGGAGTTCTCATGGTATTTATGGGAATTTTAATGTTCACCGGAAAGATGAATGCTGTGACCGGATACCTTTCATCCATTCCGTCACCTACGGCCACAGAATCAAGAGAGACGCCGCAGCCGGAAACGACTGCAAAAGCATCGGAAGAAGAATCTGCATCTGAAGAAGAATCCGTATCGGAATCGGGGAATACCGGTGAGTCAGATGAAGCCAATGAGCCTCTTCCGGCAGTTGATTTTACTTTAACCGATCAGTACGGCAATACTCATTCTCTTTCTGATTATAAAGGAAAGACGATCTTTTTAAACTTCTGGGCGACCTGGTGTCCCCCATGCAGGGCGGAGATGCCGGACATCCAGAAAATATATGAAACTGCTGATACAGAAGGGGATAATGCACTGATCATTCTGGGTGTGGCAGCACCTAATTATGGAAATGAAAAAGATGAAGAGGGAATTAAACAATTCCTGAACGAAAACGGATACACCTATCCGGTTCTGATGGACACGAATGCGGAACTGTTTGAAGCTTATGGAGTATTCTCTTATCCGACCACATTTATGATTGATAAGGATGGCAATGTATTTGGTTATGCAAGCGGTCAGCTTTCGGAAGATACAATGCGCAGTATTATAGAACAGACCATGAAGGGGCAGCGGAAATAA
- a CDS encoding FeoA family protein, with translation MSENICLTDLKRGQKAVIAKLAAYDDMRRRLQDIGIIEGTTVECLGKSPLGDPTAFLIRGAVIALRSEDSGRVLVQSNIEEKANRHYGKEMVAANLSLED, from the coding sequence ATGTCTGAAAATATATGCTTAACAGATTTAAAAAGGGGTCAGAAGGCAGTGATTGCAAAGCTGGCCGCCTATGATGATATGAGAAGGCGCTTACAGGATATTGGCATTATAGAGGGTACTACTGTGGAGTGCCTGGGAAAGAGCCCTTTGGGAGATCCTACGGCATTTTTAATACGGGGTGCGGTAATCGCTCTTAGAAGCGAGGATTCCGGCCGCGTCTTGGTGCAGTCAAATATAGAGGAAAAAGCAAACCGTCATTATGGGAAAGAAATGGTGGCTGCTAACCTTTCGCTGGAGGATTAG
- a CDS encoding histidine kinase translates to MKKFINNLRFRSKIIWLFGIMFFFTTAISGLSYYQYASNDIEENFKVGSEDVLAQIVNTLGQRLGVINQRAKGMLANYTFMVTLSDYLNNPNDINLVKALGTIPDFMRDFETGEGLIHSTYIYTDKGSFDNFVRMRNWEFDFKESVFYKSYQAGGGDAIRWFPMWKDEIFQDNDQVIPCVWQFSVQGYVGKEYLVIQLKKTELERLLEGKYEFFDKILILDGAGNVMIGSHDMDPGELRKLSESREGGSNVITSDFQYEGDSYLVTYERLKENGWQIYGLKSRQSLLGSLKILRNTIFEIMGVVFLLGVGVILWLSHQLTNSLRRLEKRMSCVEKGDLGVRFFYPYKDEVGSLAKSFNYMIGEIQSLVRKQEETIEELKRERDYVAEVQKQKRKAELKALQAQINPHFLYNTLNAITWQAADQGAEEISILSNSLGKFFRIGLSKGAEVITLREELEHVSSYLDIQSIRYHSRLSYEIHADDKCLDFRMIKLILQPLAENSIYHGIKEKQGAGIIKISVSEEGSGKETVTELVVWDNGAGIPEEKLAFINETLKKGGTDCGAGYGIYNVNERIRLFYGKEYGLYYESSFGHWTKAVLRIPAMTEEVE, encoded by the coding sequence ATGAAGAAATTTATAAACAATTTAAGATTCCGCAGTAAAATCATCTGGCTGTTCGGAATTATGTTTTTCTTTACTACCGCCATTAGTGGATTATCCTATTATCAGTACGCCTCCAATGATATTGAAGAGAATTTCAAAGTGGGGTCAGAGGACGTCCTGGCTCAGATTGTGAATACCTTGGGCCAGCGGCTGGGTGTCATCAATCAGAGGGCTAAGGGAATGCTTGCTAATTATACCTTTATGGTAACCCTTTCCGATTATTTAAATAATCCTAATGACATCAATCTGGTAAAAGCCTTAGGGACCATTCCGGATTTCATGAGAGACTTTGAGACCGGGGAGGGGCTGATCCACTCCACCTATATTTATACGGATAAAGGGAGCTTCGATAATTTTGTCCGAATGAGAAATTGGGAGTTTGATTTTAAAGAATCTGTTTTTTACAAAAGCTACCAGGCAGGCGGAGGCGATGCCATTCGCTGGTTCCCGATGTGGAAAGATGAGATATTTCAGGACAATGACCAGGTGATTCCCTGTGTCTGGCAGTTCAGTGTTCAGGGCTATGTGGGAAAGGAATATTTGGTGATCCAGTTAAAGAAAACCGAACTGGAGCGTCTTTTAGAAGGAAAATATGAATTTTTTGACAAAATACTTATTCTAGATGGTGCAGGAAATGTAATGATAGGTTCCCATGATATGGATCCGGGAGAACTAAGAAAGCTTTCGGAGTCCAGGGAAGGGGGAAGCAATGTCATTACCAGCGACTTTCAGTACGAGGGAGATTCCTATCTGGTCACCTATGAACGTCTTAAGGAAAATGGCTGGCAGATCTATGGGCTGAAATCAAGGCAGAGCCTGCTTGGAAGTCTGAAAATTCTTAGAAATACGATATTTGAGATCATGGGCGTTGTTTTCTTACTGGGAGTAGGGGTCATCCTGTGGTTGTCCCACCAGCTGACAAATTCTTTAAGACGGTTAGAAAAGCGTATGAGCTGCGTGGAAAAAGGTGACCTGGGAGTTCGGTTTTTCTACCCCTATAAGGATGAAGTAGGCAGCCTTGCAAAATCTTTTAACTATATGATCGGAGAGATCCAGAGCCTGGTCCGGAAACAGGAGGAGACCATTGAGGAGCTGAAACGGGAACGGGATTATGTGGCTGAGGTTCAGAAGCAGAAGCGGAAAGCGGAATTAAAGGCCCTGCAGGCTCAGATCAATCCTCATTTCCTCTATAATACCTTAAATGCCATCACCTGGCAGGCCGCCGATCAGGGAGCAGAAGAAATCAGCATCCTTTCTAATTCTCTTGGTAAGTTTTTCAGGATCGGCCTAAGTAAGGGGGCAGAGGTGATCACCCTTCGGGAAGAACTGGAACATGTGTCAAGCTATTTAGACATCCAGAGCATCCGCTATCATTCCCGTTTAAGCTACGAAATTCATGCGGATGACAAATGCCTGGATTTCCGTATGATCAAACTGATTCTGCAGCCTCTGGCTGAAAATTCCATTTATCATGGAATCAAAGAGAAACAGGGGGCCGGTATCATAAAGATCTCCGTCAGTGAAGAAGGATCTGGCAAAGAAACGGTCACGGAGCTTGTAGTATGGGATAATGGGGCAGGGATTCCGGAAGAAAAGCTTGCATTCATCAATGAAACCTTAAAAAAGGGCGGAACGGACTGTGGAGCAGGCTATGGCATCTACAATGTCAATGAAAGGATCCGGCTGTTTTACGGAAAAGAATATGGGCTGTATTATGAAAGCAGCTTCGGCCATTGGACAAAAGCGGTTCTTAGGATTCCGGCAATGACAGAGGAGGTGGAATGA
- a CDS encoding carbohydrate ABC transporter permease codes for MKDWNSKSALRGSKIVKKNLQAYSFMLPNLILFTVCSLYPVVWTLKYVFFQYGGYGTGVPRFVGLANFARVFRDKVYWESVIHTFTYGFGKVVFIIPLAFFLAFLLNQQKRGNGAAQSIVFLPTIMSSAVMGLVFYLLFNAYNGEVNKYLMTAGLIQKPINWLGKEHAMKTLILTAVWGGVGNYMVYFIAGIQQVSGEAIESARIDGAGKIQTIWYIIIPMLGPILKIILMLAITSAFHDITNVMVLTEGGPTNATMVMSLYGYRYFFPISAAEATVPQYGYGAAVSVISAVIAGMVTVGYLRISKKLDEIY; via the coding sequence ATGAAAGACTGGAATAGCAAAAGTGCCTTGCGGGGAAGTAAGATTGTGAAAAAAAACCTGCAGGCCTATTCATTTATGCTTCCCAACTTGATTTTGTTCACCGTCTGTTCCTTATATCCGGTGGTGTGGACTTTGAAATATGTATTTTTCCAGTATGGGGGATATGGAACAGGAGTACCGAGATTTGTCGGCCTTGCAAATTTCGCCCGGGTGTTCCGGGATAAAGTTTATTGGGAAAGTGTGATCCATACTTTTACATACGGTTTCGGGAAGGTGGTTTTTATCATTCCTCTGGCCTTTTTTCTGGCATTTCTCTTAAATCAGCAAAAACGGGGGAATGGCGCGGCCCAGAGCATTGTATTTTTGCCTACCATTATGAGCTCCGCCGTCATGGGTCTGGTGTTTTATCTTTTATTCAATGCCTACAATGGTGAGGTCAATAAGTATTTAATGACGGCAGGTCTGATACAAAAACCCATAAACTGGCTGGGGAAAGAACATGCCATGAAAACCCTGATCCTGACAGCGGTCTGGGGCGGTGTGGGGAATTACATGGTATATTTTATAGCCGGAATCCAGCAGGTATCCGGGGAAGCAATCGAAAGCGCCAGGATCGACGGGGCCGGCAAGATCCAGACCATCTGGTACATCATCATTCCAATGCTGGGCCCCATATTAAAGATTATACTTATGCTGGCGATCACCTCTGCGTTTCACGACATTACCAATGTGATGGTATTAACTGAGGGCGGCCCCACCAATGCTACCATGGTCATGTCCCTGTACGGATACCGTTACTTCTTCCCCATTTCAGCGGCTGAAGCCACGGTTCCCCAATATGGCTACGGTGCTGCGGTCAGCGTCATATCCGCAGTGATCGCTGGTATGGTAACCGTAGGTTATCTGCGAATATCTAAAAAACTGGATGAAATTTATTAA
- a CDS encoding carbohydrate ABC transporter permease: protein MKNWNGKHLSKAAWLSLAAKWVFLGIMILFTLYPVIYTVLGSLKTNAELTQGGGFFPEKWHFENYYQAFVQADFTKYTFNSIVVSVSVTLLAVVTCSLAGFILARREFAGKKVLLALYLSMMFVSLGSVTLYPIYELLRALKLNKSIIALIVALTGGQATNVFLVMGFTKGIPKELDEAAIIDGCSIYGVYSRVILPLSKPILAVVALFSFRNAWNDYITSLIMTISMPKLQTLTVAVVQLKYSVNAAAEWHIMLAGASIAIIPILIVYLFANKQFIAGLTAGAVKG from the coding sequence ATGAAAAACTGGAATGGAAAACATCTATCAAAAGCCGCCTGGCTTTCTCTGGCCGCAAAATGGGTATTTCTGGGCATTATGATTTTATTTACACTTTATCCGGTCATTTATACAGTGCTGGGATCTTTGAAAACCAATGCTGAGCTGACCCAGGGCGGCGGCTTTTTCCCGGAGAAATGGCATTTTGAGAATTATTACCAGGCTTTTGTCCAGGCAGACTTTACAAAATATACGTTTAACAGCATCGTGGTCAGTGTTTCCGTTACACTTCTCGCTGTGGTTACCTGCTCGCTGGCCGGTTTTATTCTGGCCAGAAGAGAGTTTGCCGGGAAAAAGGTGCTCTTAGCTCTTTACTTATCCATGATGTTCGTATCCTTAGGGTCAGTTACCCTGTATCCAATCTACGAATTACTTCGGGCATTAAAGTTAAATAAGTCCATAATTGCCCTTATTGTGGCTCTTACGGGAGGGCAGGCCACCAATGTTTTTCTGGTCATGGGATTTACAAAGGGGATTCCAAAAGAGCTTGATGAAGCTGCCATCATTGACGGCTGCAGCATTTATGGAGTTTATTCCCGGGTCATTTTACCCTTAAGTAAGCCAATCCTGGCGGTAGTAGCCCTATTTTCTTTCCGAAATGCCTGGAATGATTATATCACCAGTCTGATCATGACGATTTCCATGCCGAAGCTTCAGACTCTTACCGTGGCGGTCGTTCAGCTAAAATATTCTGTCAATGCCGCGGCCGAGTGGCACATCATGCTGGCGGGAGCGTCCATCGCTATCATCCCGATCCTGATTGTCTATTTGTTTGCCAATAAACAGTTCATTGCAGGCCTTACGGCAGGTGCAGTAAAAGGATAG